One genomic segment of Streptomyces niveus includes these proteins:
- a CDS encoding IS701 family transposase — protein MKTEDEAVAAQATVVHALWDESFEGLMDRVASCFPRRETRLTCRNMVQGLLMAKESANCWSLAEAIGHTGPHVLQHFLSRARFDTEAIRRSAAAWTVEQIGDREVMLVVDETGDEKSSLDAVGDSRQYSGALGGIGLCQVAVHLFYVSAQGHALIDRRLYLGEAWAGDDECRELAGVPDETTFATKPQLAGDMLADAHASGVRTAWVAADEVYGGRELRCRIRTLGYGYAIAVPTSHRVTTPAGKAKVTALLERVPKRAWVRLKTGHGTKGERLYDWAMIDVNPDDTPPGHPDGYSQVLIRRHRRTGTFCRTWHPDPQPISVLVSAVCRRWRVEEDFQGAKGLAHLDTGQVTCWNSWHRWSLMSVIAYALLAVGALHERQRANPAEPEDHLVMVPVSPRELRALLWTFVLPRPCQETDPTHALRWSHWRRRHQHRAADCHRRWNNVTAVAIA, from the coding sequence GTGAAGACGGAAGACGAAGCGGTGGCCGCGCAGGCCACGGTAGTACACGCCCTGTGGGACGAGTCCTTCGAGGGGTTAATGGACCGGGTGGCGAGCTGCTTCCCGCGCCGGGAGACCCGGCTGACCTGCCGGAACATGGTTCAGGGGCTGCTGATGGCCAAGGAATCGGCGAACTGCTGGTCACTGGCCGAGGCGATCGGCCACACCGGCCCGCACGTCCTGCAGCACTTCCTGTCCCGGGCCCGCTTCGATACCGAGGCGATACGCCGGTCGGCCGCGGCCTGGACGGTGGAGCAAATCGGCGACCGGGAGGTGATGTTGGTGGTGGACGAGACGGGCGATGAGAAATCGTCCCTCGACGCGGTCGGCGACAGCCGCCAGTACTCCGGAGCGTTGGGCGGGATCGGACTGTGCCAGGTCGCGGTACATCTCTTCTACGTGAGCGCGCAGGGCCACGCGCTGATCGACCGCCGCCTCTATCTCGGTGAGGCGTGGGCCGGCGACGACGAATGCCGTGAACTGGCCGGGGTGCCCGACGAGACGACATTCGCCACCAAGCCGCAACTGGCCGGCGACATGCTCGCCGACGCGCACGCCTCGGGCGTCCGTACCGCGTGGGTGGCGGCCGACGAGGTCTACGGCGGCCGGGAGTTGCGCTGCCGGATCCGTACGCTGGGCTACGGCTACGCGATCGCCGTGCCCACCAGCCACCGCGTCACCACCCCGGCGGGGAAGGCCAAGGTCACCGCGCTACTGGAGCGGGTGCCGAAGCGGGCCTGGGTGCGATTGAAGACCGGCCACGGCACCAAGGGCGAACGGCTCTACGACTGGGCGATGATCGACGTGAACCCTGACGACACCCCGCCCGGACACCCCGACGGGTACAGTCAGGTCCTCATCCGGCGCCACCGCCGCACCGGCACCTTCTGCCGTACCTGGCACCCCGATCCACAACCGATATCAGTGCTGGTCAGCGCGGTCTGCCGCCGCTGGCGCGTCGAGGAGGACTTTCAAGGAGCCAAGGGCCTGGCCCACCTCGACACCGGCCAGGTCACCTGCTGGAACTCCTGGCACCGCTGGAGCCTCATGTCGGTGATCGCCTACGCGCTCCTGGCCGTCGGCGCCCTCCACGAGCGGCAACGCGCCAACCCCGCCGAGCCCGAGGACCACCTGGTCATGGTGCCCGTCAGTCCACGCGAACTCCGCGCCCTGCTCTGGACCTTCGTCCTGCCCCGCCCCTGCCAGGAAACTGATCCCACGCACGCGCTCCGCTGGTCACACTGGCGCCGCCGACACCAGCATCGCGCAGCCGACTGCCACCGCCGCTGGAACAACGTCACAGCAGTGGCCATCGCGTGA